AGCGCTCCGTCGACATCGGCGCCGGCCATGATCGAGGCGACATTGCCCGGCTTGACCGATCCGCCGTAGAGCACGCGGACCGCCTCCGCCGTCTCGGTGGAGTACATCCGCGCCAGCGTGCTCCGGATGGCCGCGCACACCTCCTGGGCGTCCTCCGGGGTCGCGACCTCACCGGTCCCGATCGCCCAGACCGGCTCGTAGGCGACGACGAGGGTCGCCGCCTGCTCCGCGGTGACGCCCTCCAGGCTGCCCCTGAGCTGGTCGACGACGTGCGCGACGTGTCCCCCGGTGCGGCGGACCTCGAGGCCCTCGCCGACACAGACGATCGGCACCATGCCGTGCCGGTAGGCGGCGACCGCCTTGCTCGCGACGACCTCGTCGGTCTCACCGTGCCCCTCGCGGCGCTCGCTGTGGCCCACCACGACGTAGCCGCAACCCAGCTTGGCCAGGAAGGCTCCCGAGATGTCGCCGGTGTGAGCACCGGAGTCGTGGGGGCTGAGGTCCTGGGCGCCGTAGCCCATGAGCAACCGGTCGCCCTCGACCAACGTCTGCACCGACCGCAGGTCGGTGAAGGGCGGCAGCACGACGACCTCGACGGCGGCGTAGTCGTGCTTGCCGTCGCGCAGGGTCCAGTCCAGCTTCTGCACGAGGTGGGTGCCCTGCAGGTGGTCGAGGTTCATCTTCCAGTTGCCCGCCATGAGCGGCTTGCGGCTGGTCATGTTCAGTTCTCCTGCTGCTCGAAGACGGACAGCCCCGGGAGGGTCTTGCCCTCGAGGTACTCGAGGCTGGCACCACCACCGGTGCTGATGTGGCTGAAGTCGTCGTCGGCGAAGCCGAGCCGGCGCACGGCCGCGGCGGAGTCGCCACCGCCGACGACGGTCAGGGCGCCCGCCCTGGTCAGGTCGGCCAGGGCCCGGGCGACGGACGCGGTCCCGGCGGCGAAGGGCTCCATCTCGAAGGCACCCATGGGGCCGTTCCAGAAGACGGTGCGGCAGTCCAGGAGCTTCTCGGCGAAGAGGCGACCGGACTCGGGGCCGATGTCCAGCCCCATCCGGTCGGCGGGGATCGCGTCGGCCGCCACGACCTCGTGCTCGGCCTCGGCCGCGAAGTCGGTGGCGGCGACGACGTCGGTCGGCAGGACGATCTCGACGCCGTCACGCTCGGCGCGCTCGAGGTACTCGCGCACGACCTCGAGCTGGTCCTCCTCGAGGAGGCTCCTGCCCACCTCGTGCCCCTGGGCGCGCAGGAAGGTGAAGACCATGCCGCCGCCGATGAGCAGGCGGTCGGCCGTCCCGAGGAGGTTGTCGATGACCCCGAGCTTGTCACTGACCTTGGCGCCGCCGAGGACGACCGCGTAGGGCCGCGTCGGGTCGCTCGTCAGGCGACGCAGCACCTCGAGCTCGGTCTCCACGAGGCCACCGACGGCAGCCGGCAGCCGGGTCACGATGTCGTGGACGGAGGCCTGCGTCCGGTGCACGACACCGAAGCCGTCCGAGACGTAGGCGTCGGCGAGCGAGGCGAGGGCGTCGGCGAAGGCTCCCCGCTCGCCCTCGTCCTTGCTCGTCTCCCCTGCGTTGAAGCGCAGGTTCTCCAGGACCGCGACCTGGCCGTCGCCGAGGCCGGCGACGGTCTCGCGCGCGGAGTGGCCGACGGTGTCGGTGGCGAAGGCGACCTCGGCACCGAGCAGCTCACCCAGTCGCGCAGCGACCGGGGCGAGCGAGTAGCGCGGGTCCGGTTCCCCCTTCGGCCGACCGAGGTGGGCGCACACGACGACGCGTGCTCCCTCCTCGACCAAACGGCTGATCGTCGGCAGCGAGGCCCTGATGCGTCCGTCGTCGGTGATGGTCTGCCCGTCCAGCGGGACGTTGAGATCGGACCGGACGAGGACGCGCCGGCCGCGCAGGTCGCCGAGGTCAGCGAGGGTCTTCACGGATGCCTTTCGTGTGGCGTCGATGGAGGAGGTGGGGCTCAGAGCGAGGAGCCGACGAGGGCCGTGAGGTCGACGAGGCGGTTGGCGTAGCCCCACTCGTTGTCGTACCAACCGACGACCTTGACCTGGTTGCCGATGACCCGGGTCAGGCCCGCGTCGAAGATGCAGCTGGCGGGGTCGGTCTCGATGTCCGTGGAGACGATCGGCTCCTCGGTGTAGGTGAGCAGCCCCTTCATCGGTCCCTCGGCCGCAGCCTTGCGCATGATCTCGTTGACCTCCTCCACGGAGGTGTCCCGAGCGGCCTCGATGGTCAGGTCGGTGGCCGACCCGGTGGGGACCGGGACGCGGAGGGCGAAGCCGTCCAGCTTGCCCTCCAGCTCCGGTAGGACCAGGGAGACGGCCTTGGCGGCGCCGGTCGTGGTCGGCACGATGTTCAGGGCCGCGGCACGGGCCCGTCGCAGGTCCTTGTGCGGGCCGTCCTGGAGGTTCTGGTCGGCGGTGTAGGCGTGGATCGTGGTCATCAGGCCCTTGGTGATCCCCAGGGTGTCGTTGAGGGCCTTCGCCATCGGGGCCAGGCAGTTCGTCGTGCAGGACGCGTTCGAGATGATGGTGTGCTTGCCCGCGTCGTACAGGTCGTCGTTGACACCCATGACGACCGTGAGGTCCTCGTTCTTGGCCGGGGCCGAGATGATGACCTTCTTCGCGCCGGCGTCGACGTGCGCCCTGGCCTTGCCCGCGTCGGTGAAGCGGCCCGTCGACTCGATCACGACGTCCACGCCGAGGTCACCCCACGGCAGCTGGGCGGGGTCCGTCTCGGCGAGGGACCTGATGAGCCGTCCACCGACCTCGATGCCGCCCTCGACGACCTTCACGTCGCCGTCGAAGCGACCGAGAACCGAGTCGTACTTGAGCAGGTGGGCCTGGGTCGCGTCGTCACCGAGGTCGTTGAAGGCCACGACCTCGACGTCGGCCCCGGATGAATGGATGGCGCGGAAGAAATTGCGGCCGATGCGGCCGAAGCCGTTGATGCCAACTCGAACAGTCACTGTGGTGCCTCCCGGGAGTGGTTGCGCACTGACGGCCGCGGATCGCGGCCCCCGACCACCCTATTGCCTGTCGAAGTCCTGCGCGGGCCCGGGACCGTGCTGCGGCGAGGTGTCTCAGCCGTCGAGCATGTCCGAGGTCAGGAAGGCCTCGGTGCCGGGGACACCCTGGTCCTCGGCCCGCTTGTCCGCCATGGCCAGCAGCCGGCGGATCCGACCGGCGACGGCGTCCTTGGTCATCGGCGGCTCGGCCCGCTGACCGAGCTCCTCCAGCGAGGCCTCCTTGTGCTGCAGGCGCAGCTGGCCGGCCTCGCGCAGGTGGTCGGGGATCTCGTCCCCGAGGATCTCCAACGCCCGCTGGACACGGGCTCCCGCGGCGACCGCGGCGCGGGCCGAACGCCGGAGGTTGGCGTCGTCGAAGTTGGCCAGACGGTTGGCCGTCGCCCGCACCTCCCGGCGCATGCGCCGCTCCTCCCAGGCGAGCACCGCCTCGTGCGCGCCGAGCCGGGTCAGCATGGCGCTGATGGCGTCTCCGTCGCGGATGACGACGCGATCGACGCCACGGACCTCCCGGGCCTTCGAGGGGATGCCCAGGCGACGGGCCGCACCGACGAGGGCGAGCCCGGCCTCGGGGCCGGGACAGGTGATCTCGAGCGAGGAGCTGCGCCCGGGCTCCGTCAGCGACCCGTGCGCGAGGAAGGCCCCCCGCCAGGCTGCCTCGGCGTCGCAGACCGCTCCTCCGACGACGCGGGGAGGCAGGCCACGCACGGGCCGACCCTCGGCGTCGACGAGCCCGGTCTGCCGGGCCAGCGCCTGGCCGTCCGTGCTCACGCGCACGATGTAGCGGCTGCCACGGCGCAGGCCGCCGGCGGCCAGCTGCATGAGCTCGGTCTGGTAGCCGTACAGCTCGATGATGTCCTTGCGCACCCGCCGCGCCGCACTGGCGGTGTCGAGCTCGGCCTCGACCACGATCTGCCGGCCGACCTTGTGCAGTCCGCCGGCGAACCGGAGCACGCTGGCGACCTCGGCCTTGCGGCAGCAGGTCCGGGTGACCTGGAACCTGCTCAGCTCGTCCTTGACCTTGTCGGTCATCGCCATGGGGTCCGTCCTTCCGGGGTGGTCGCCAGCACGTTCACGCGAGGATGTCACGATAGGCCGCCGCGAGCCGCAGCGCGTCATGGCGGTCCGCGTGCTGGGGCTGTGCGAGCGGGGTCACCACGAGCTGCGCCCCGAGCTTCTCGCACGCCGCGGTGAGCCGACGCGTGTTCTCGATCGTGCTCGGGTCGGCGAGGACGACGTCCACCGTCAGCTCCGGAGCCGTCTCGTGCAGCGTCTCGATGTGCCGGGTGGCGGAGAAGCCACGCGTCTCCGCGGTGTTCATGTCGAGGTTGAGCGTGAGGACCTTGCGGGCCGTCGCCTCGGCCAGTGCCGTGCGCAGCTCGGGCACGAGCAGGTGCGTGAGCACCGAGGTGTACCAGGAGCCGGGGCCGAGGATGATGTGGTCCGCCTCGCGCACGGCCGCCACCGACTCGGGTCGTGCCGGCGGGGCGTGCGGCTCGAGCGAGATCGACTCGACCAGGCCGTGGGTGCTGGCGATGGCCACCTGGCCGAGCACGGTCTCGGTGGCCGAGGGGTCACTCGGGTCGAGGCCGCTCACCCGCGCCCGCAGCTCGAGGGGCACTGCCGCCATCGGCAGGACACGACCGCGGGCGCTGAGCAGCCGACCCACGAGGTCGAGACCGGTCACCGGGTCGTCGTGCAGCTGCCACAGGGCGACGATGAGCAGGTTGCCCAGGGCGTGGCCGGCGAGGTCCCCGTCCCCGGTGAAGCGGTGCTGGAGGACGTCGCCCCACGTCTGCCCCCACTCGTTGTCGTCGCACAGCGCCGCCAGCGCCATCCTCAGGTCCCCGGGCGGGAGCACACCGAAGTCGTCGCGGAGGCGACCGGAGGAGCCGCCGTTGTCGGCGACGGTGACGATCGCGGTCACCTGCTCGCAGACGAGACGCAGTGCGGAGAGCGAGGCCGCGAGGCCGTGGCCACCCCCGAGGGCGACCACCTTGGACGAGCGCAGGCGATCGACCACGCTCACTCCTGACCGAGGTCGCGGTGGACGACGAAGGTCGCGATCTCCTTCGACCCCAGCCGCGAGGCGAGCGCCTCGGCGAGGGCAACGGACCGGTGCTTGCCACCGGTGCATCCCACGGCGAGGGTGACGTAGCGGCGGTTCTCCCGGAGGTAACCCGCGATGACCGGGGTGAGCATGGTCTCCACCCCGTCGATGAACTCCTGGGCGCCTGGCTGGGACAGGACGTACTCGGCGACCTGGGTCTCGCGCCCCGTGTACGGGCGCAGCTCCGGCACCCAGAACGGGTTGGGCAGGAACCTCATGTCGAAGACGAAGTCCGCGTCGAGTGGCACGCCGTACTTGAACCCGAAGGAGAGGACGGCCAGCCGCAGCCGCTCGACGGTGTCGGCGCGGAAGATCGGGCTGATCTTGCGCCCGAGCTGGTGCACGTTGAGCCCGGAGGTGTCGATGACCATCTCGGCATTCGCCCGGATGTCGGAGAGGACCTCGCGCTCCCTCTGGATGGCGTCCAGCAGGCGCCCGTCACCCTGCAGGGGGTGTGGGCGCCGCACGCTCTCGAAGCGGCGCACGAGGGCCTCGTTGGTCGCGTCGAGGAAGACGAGGTGGGTGCGCCACCCGTGCTCCCGCAGCCGCTGGAGCGAGGTGGTCAGGGCCGTGAAGCCCTGCGCCCGGACATCGAGGGCGATCCCGATGCGGACGGGACCGTCCGCCCTGGTCAGGTCGTCCTCACGGGACTCGGACAGGCGCAGCAGGTCGTCGAGGAGCATCACGGGCAGGTTGTCGATGACGTACCAGCCGTGGTCCTCCATGACCTTGCCGACCGTCGAGCGGCCCGCTCCGCTCATGCCGGTGACCACGACGACCTCGCGGCTCACGTCCTCGGGATCCAGCTCGAGGACGGCATCGGGCTCGCTCATCGTGACTCTCCTTCGTCGAGGACCTCACCGGTGGTGAGGTTCACGGCGGGTGCGGACTCCGTCGGACCCAACTCTGCCGCAATCCGCTCGGCAAGTGCGGGTCCGATCCCCGGGGTCTCCCCCAGCTCCTGTGCGCTGGCGGCACGGATCCGCTTCACGGAGCCGAAGCGGGCGAGCAGGGCCTTGCGCCGGGACTCCCCCAGGCCGGGGATCCCGTCGAGGGCGCTGCGCGTCATCGACTTGCTTCGACGCTCCCGGTGGAAGGTGTTGGCGAAACGGTGTGCCTCGTCGCGCAGACGTTGCAGCAGGAAGAGCGCGTCGCTGGTGCGGGGCAGGATCACCGGGTACTCGTCACCCGGGAGCCAGACCTCCTCGAGACGCTTGGCCAGCCCGACGAGGGCGACGTCGACGATCCCCAGCTCGTCCAGCACGCGCTGCGCGGCCGCGACCTGCGGGGCACCGCCGTCGACGACGACGAGGTTGGGCGGGTAGGCAAAGCGGCTGGCCTCGGTCGGTTGCTGCGCGTCCGGGGCCGCTGCTTCGGCCTCGCGGTCCTTGACGTGCCGGGCGAAGCGCCGCGAGAGCACCTCGTGCATGGACGCGGTGTCGTCGGTGCGCCCCTCGACGTCCCCACGGACGATGAACCGTCGGTACTCGCTCTTGCGGGCGACGCCGTCCTCGAAGACGACCATGGACCCCACGACGTCGCTGCCCTGGACGTGCGCGATGTCGTAGCCCTCGATGCGCAACGGCGCGTCGTCGAGGCCGAGCGCCTCCTGCAGCTCCTGCAGGGCCTGGCTGCGCGCCGTCAGGTCCCCGGCACGGGCGACCTTGTGGCGGGCCAGGGACTGGGTCGCGTTGCGCTCGACCGTGGCCATCAGGGCCCGCTTGTCACCCCGCTGCGGCACGCGCAGGGTGACGCGGCTCCCCCTTCGCTCCCCCAGCCAGGCCGCCATGTCCTCCTCCTGCGGTGGGAGGACGGGCACGAGGACCTCGCGGGGCACCTCCTCGCCGCCGTAGACCTGCTGCAGCAGGTGCTCCACGAGCTCCGGGAGGTCCTCCGCGTCCTTCTCGGCGACCCATCCCCGCTGACCCCGGATCCGTCCACCCCGGACGTGGAAGACCTGGATGGCGACCTCGAGCTCGTCGTCGGCCAGGGCGAAGACGTCCGCGTCCGTGCCGTCGGGCAGGACGACCGCGGACTTCTCGAGGGCCTTGGTCAGTGCCGTCACGTCATCGCGCAGCCGGGCCGCCTGCTCGAAGTCGAGCGCGGCGGCAGCGGCCTTCATCTCGCGCTCGAGGCGGCGCACGAAGCGGTCGGTGCGTCCGGCGAGGAAGTCGCACAGCTCCTCGGCCAGGGCCCGGTGCTCCTCGGGGCTGACCCACCCGACGCACGGCGCGGAGCACTTGTCGATGTACCCCAGCAGGCAGGGCCGACCCGACTGCTCCGCCCGCTTGAAGACCCCCTTGCTGCACGTCCGCACCGGGAAGACCCGCAGGAGCAGGTCGAGGGTCTCCCGGATGGCCCAGGCATGGGTGTACGGGCCGAAGTAACGCGTGCCCTTGCGCTTGGCGCCCCGCCTCACCTGCGCCCGGGGGAACTCCTCCCCCATCGTCACCGCGAGGTACGGGTAGGACTTGTCGTCGCGGTACTTGACGTTGAACCGCGGGTCGTACTCCTTGATCCAGGAGTACTCGAGCTGGAGGGCCTCGACCTCGTTGGCCACGACCGTCCACTCGACGCTCGCCCCCGCGCGCACCATGCGCTGGGTGCGGGGGTGCAGAGCGGCGATGTCCTGGAAGTAGGAGGACAGCCGCGACCGCAACGACTTGGCCTTGCCGACGTAGATGACCCTGCCGTGCTCGTCACGGAAACGGTAGACGCCCGGGTCGGTCGGGATCGACCCGGCCGCGGGTCGGTAGGTAGCGGGATCCGCCACTGCCTACGCCCCGGAGACGACGACGTCGTCACCCTCGACGGTCACCGAACGCTCCTCGAGGCCCTCGGTGGCCGGACCCCTCGTCATGTCCCCGGACCGCGGGTCGAACTCGCTGCCGTGGCAGGGGCAGATGATCGCGCGCGTCGTGACCTCGTCGACCGCGCAGCCCTGGTGGGGGCAGCGGGCGTCGAAGGCCTTGTACTCACCGGCACTGGGCTGGGTGACGACGACGCCGTCCCTGACGACCCCGCCGCCCTCGGGTACCTCGGCGGTGGGGATGTGGACCGGCTCCGACGGGTCGGCCGGCTCCTGGCTCCCGCCACAGGCGGAGAGCGGGACCGCCGCGCCCGCGGTCGCGACCACGGCGATGAGCTCACGTCGTGTCGTCGTCACATCGACCTCCATGTCCGGCACAGGGTTGTGCCACGATCCTGTCACTGTCGGCTGAACGTCCTCAGCCGGCCTTCTTGGCCCGCCTGGCCGCTGCACCGGCAGCACTGGAGACCTCGGCCTTCTTCGTGGCCTGGGCGGCGCTGCGAGGGGCCTTCTTGGTGGGCTTCCTCGCGGCCTTCTTCCGCGCTCCCTTCCCGGGGAGGGCGGGGGTCTCCTCCTCGACGAGCTCGCCGATGACCGGGGTGGTGTCCGACTTCGCCAGCACGGGGGCGAGGAACTGCCCGGTGTAGGAGTCCGGGGAGGCGGCCACCTCCTCCGGGGTGCCGGTGGCCACCACTCGGCCGCCCCCGTCACCGCCCTCGGGGCCCATGTCGACGATCCAGTCGGCGCTCTTGACGACGTCGAGGTTGTGCTCGATGACCAGGACGCTGTTGCCCTTGTCGACGAGTCCCTGCAGGACGAGCAGGAGCTTGCGGATGTCCTCGAAGTGCAGACCGGTGGTCGGCTCGTCGAGCACGTAGATGGTGCGGCCGTTGGAGCGCTTCTGCAGCTCGGACGCCAGCTTCACCCGCTGCGCCTCGCCGCCGGAGAGGGTCGTGGCGGGCTGCCCGAGGCGCACGTACCCCAGACCCACCGCGTTGAGCGTCTTCATGTGTCGCGCGATCGCCGGGACCGCGGCGAAGAAGTCCTCCGCCTCCTCGATCGGCATGTCGAGCACCTCGGCGATGTTCTTGCCCTTGAAGTGCACCTCCAGCGTCTCGCGGTTGTAGCGGGCGCCGTGGCACACCTCGCACGGGACGTAGACGTCGGGCAGGAAGTTCATCTCGATCTTCAGCGTCCCGTCGCCGGAGCACGCATCGCACCGCCCGCCCTTGACGTTGAAGGAGAAACGGCCGGGCTGGTACCCACGCACCTTGGCCTCGCTCGTCTCGGCGAAGAGGCGGCGCACGTGGTCGAACACGCCCGTGTACGTCGCCGGGTTCGACCGCGGCGTCCGACCGATCGGGCTCTGGTCGACG
Above is a window of Janibacter cremeus DNA encoding:
- the uvrC gene encoding excinuclease ABC subunit UvrC, whose product is MADPATYRPAAGSIPTDPGVYRFRDEHGRVIYVGKAKSLRSRLSSYFQDIAALHPRTQRMVRAGASVEWTVVANEVEALQLEYSWIKEYDPRFNVKYRDDKSYPYLAVTMGEEFPRAQVRRGAKRKGTRYFGPYTHAWAIRETLDLLLRVFPVRTCSKGVFKRAEQSGRPCLLGYIDKCSAPCVGWVSPEEHRALAEELCDFLAGRTDRFVRRLEREMKAAAAALDFEQAARLRDDVTALTKALEKSAVVLPDGTDADVFALADDELEVAIQVFHVRGGRIRGQRGWVAEKDAEDLPELVEHLLQQVYGGEEVPREVLVPVLPPQEEDMAAWLGERRGSRVTLRVPQRGDKRALMATVERNATQSLARHKVARAGDLTARSQALQELQEALGLDDAPLRIEGYDIAHVQGSDVVGSMVVFEDGVARKSEYRRFIVRGDVEGRTDDTASMHEVLSRRFARHVKDREAEAAAPDAQQPTEASRFAYPPNLVVVDGGAPQVAAAQRVLDELGIVDVALVGLAKRLEEVWLPGDEYPVILPRTSDALFLLQRLRDEAHRFANTFHRERRSKSMTRSALDGIPGLGESRRKALLARFGSVKRIRAASAQELGETPGIGPALAERIAAELGPTESAPAVNLTTGEVLDEGESR
- the rapZ gene encoding RNase adapter RapZ, which codes for MSEPDAVLELDPEDVSREVVVVTGMSGAGRSTVGKVMEDHGWYVIDNLPVMLLDDLLRLSESREDDLTRADGPVRIGIALDVRAQGFTALTTSLQRLREHGWRTHLVFLDATNEALVRRFESVRRPHPLQGDGRLLDAIQREREVLSDIRANAEMVIDTSGLNVHQLGRKISPIFRADTVERLRLAVLSFGFKYGVPLDADFVFDMRFLPNPFWVPELRPYTGRETQVAEYVLSQPGAQEFIDGVETMLTPVIAGYLRENRRYVTLAVGCTGGKHRSVALAEALASRLGSKEIATFVVHRDLGQE
- the gap gene encoding type I glyceraldehyde-3-phosphate dehydrogenase codes for the protein MTVRVGINGFGRIGRNFFRAIHSSGADVEVVAFNDLGDDATQAHLLKYDSVLGRFDGDVKVVEGGIEVGGRLIRSLAETDPAQLPWGDLGVDVVIESTGRFTDAGKARAHVDAGAKKVIISAPAKNEDLTVVMGVNDDLYDAGKHTIISNASCTTNCLAPMAKALNDTLGITKGLMTTIHAYTADQNLQDGPHKDLRRARAAALNIVPTTTGAAKAVSLVLPELEGKLDGFALRVPVPTGSATDLTIEAARDTSVEEVNEIMRKAAAEGPMKGLLTYTEEPIVSTDIETDPASCIFDAGLTRVIGNQVKVVGWYDNEWGYANRLVDLTALVGSSL
- a CDS encoding gluconeogenesis factor YvcK family protein, which gives rise to MVDRLRSSKVVALGGGHGLAASLSALRLVCEQVTAIVTVADNGGSSGRLRDDFGVLPPGDLRMALAALCDDNEWGQTWGDVLQHRFTGDGDLAGHALGNLLIVALWQLHDDPVTGLDLVGRLLSARGRVLPMAAVPLELRARVSGLDPSDPSATETVLGQVAIASTHGLVESISLEPHAPPARPESVAAVREADHIILGPGSWYTSVLTHLLVPELRTALAEATARKVLTLNLDMNTAETRGFSATRHIETLHETAPELTVDVVLADPSTIENTRRLTAACEKLGAQLVVTPLAQPQHADRHDALRLAAAYRDILA
- a CDS encoding Rieske (2Fe-2S) protein, with translation MTTTRRELIAVVATAGAAVPLSACGGSQEPADPSEPVHIPTAEVPEGGGVVRDGVVVTQPSAGEYKAFDARCPHQGCAVDEVTTRAIICPCHGSEFDPRSGDMTRGPATEGLEERSVTVEGDDVVVSGA
- the whiA gene encoding DNA-binding protein WhiA; this translates as MAMTDKVKDELSRFQVTRTCCRKAEVASVLRFAGGLHKVGRQIVVEAELDTASAARRVRKDIIELYGYQTELMQLAAGGLRRGSRYIVRVSTDGQALARQTGLVDAEGRPVRGLPPRVVGGAVCDAEAAWRGAFLAHGSLTEPGRSSSLEITCPGPEAGLALVGAARRLGIPSKAREVRGVDRVVIRDGDAISAMLTRLGAHEAVLAWEERRMRREVRATANRLANFDDANLRRSARAAVAAGARVQRALEILGDEIPDHLREAGQLRLQHKEASLEELGQRAEPPMTKDAVAGRIRRLLAMADKRAEDQGVPGTEAFLTSDMLDG
- the tpiA gene encoding triose-phosphate isomerase translates to MTSRKPLMAGNWKMNLDHLQGTHLVQKLDWTLRDGKHDYAAVEVVVLPPFTDLRSVQTLVEGDRLLMGYGAQDLSPHDSGAHTGDISGAFLAKLGCGYVVVGHSERREGHGETDEVVASKAVAAYRHGMVPIVCVGEGLEVRRTGGHVAHVVDQLRGSLEGVTAEQAATLVVAYEPVWAIGTGEVATPEDAQEVCAAIRSTLARMYSTETAEAVRVLYGGSVKPGNVASIMAGADVDGALVGGASLAADDFASICRYQQHLTA
- a CDS encoding phosphoglycerate kinase yields the protein MKTLADLGDLRGRRVLVRSDLNVPLDGQTITDDGRIRASLPTISRLVEEGARVVVCAHLGRPKGEPDPRYSLAPVAARLGELLGAEVAFATDTVGHSARETVAGLGDGQVAVLENLRFNAGETSKDEGERGAFADALASLADAYVSDGFGVVHRTQASVHDIVTRLPAAVGGLVETELEVLRRLTSDPTRPYAVVLGGAKVSDKLGVIDNLLGTADRLLIGGGMVFTFLRAQGHEVGRSLLEEDQLEVVREYLERAERDGVEIVLPTDVVAATDFAAEAEHEVVAADAIPADRMGLDIGPESGRLFAEKLLDCRTVFWNGPMGAFEMEPFAAGTASVARALADLTRAGALTVVGGGDSAAAVRRLGFADDDFSHISTGGGASLEYLEGKTLPGLSVFEQQEN